In one window of Prosthecobacter fusiformis DNA:
- a CDS encoding protein kinase domain-containing protein, which yields MSLPDIAGHELQDLIGSGSCGAVYRASAGGKACAVKVFSSMAINRKALATALGALQQMPHHRGVLPVENFNFDRSPYYTAMPLVGVMMKDAQGRRLWQTPTLESLCTQPNPEQAWNYIYQLSDALSWLHRHGIPHGNLRPCNVLLEDDAEASIRLTDMAQGWVGGIHHLDLTDHFVHLCPDQAENPEGVFAGYGASWDVYSFGVLAYRLLTGQLPRGARAWVEQVASVQKKASSGLAYGIDSAALVAAVRAQPKITWPDEPQSKWDERRRNIIERALDLNSAARWTDMREVVREFEVLESDYLLEESREQTVQERKKQAVKVRMLQVIALSLMTALVMCGTYAFMTLRRAQKGEIVIQENETVLQREINAREQKITSLTSQRDTALAQKKTADSNLQHSQTAVDQFLTQLLQSPTSNELDTEFSKGQLRDALAFCLAGLPPLEQDPALGVERLRSYGNIGQIYLRMRNYEEARNYLEKARDQAALLLRDGKGHPRLPLYHQWFGKYSLLLSDLSSRKGDQGASLALLGDATNSLTEGLAADPKNRLARNECARAWMEYGRRMLHNGELTEAEKALAHVQDVLDPKLLGAEPIPEEQFLLARSKFAKGLAQRDAGRIQDALTTLIDAVTEMGELVMGSSPRNQEQALMLADAYTELAELIGKSIGAKEAREAYMQAIPILLELNRLLPEWAEVKYLLAKNYGGIALLERDAGNNTEAVKKKQDGIELLNEILAEEPDNLQFGVLLAKLRGEYAELMSDLGKPSAALPIVQQAVTALEALLSKEPDARLTPERKGQEIQLAQMYGVLGHTSQSLSKKEDAKNAFSFAVKRWEKLAALVPGDDTIQQGLIWAQDRLTKLK from the coding sequence ATGAGTTTGCCGGATATCGCTGGACATGAATTGCAGGACTTGATCGGCAGCGGAAGTTGCGGAGCAGTGTATCGCGCAAGTGCAGGCGGCAAAGCCTGCGCCGTGAAGGTCTTTTCCTCCATGGCGATCAATCGCAAGGCCCTGGCGACTGCCCTGGGTGCCCTGCAACAGATGCCGCACCACCGGGGTGTGCTGCCGGTGGAGAATTTTAACTTCGACCGCAGCCCGTATTACACCGCGATGCCTCTGGTGGGTGTGATGATGAAAGATGCGCAAGGCCGCCGCCTGTGGCAGACGCCGACGCTGGAATCTCTCTGCACCCAGCCGAACCCGGAGCAGGCATGGAACTACATTTACCAACTTTCCGATGCGCTTTCTTGGCTGCACCGGCACGGCATCCCGCATGGCAACCTGCGCCCGTGCAATGTGCTGCTGGAGGATGATGCTGAAGCCAGCATCCGGCTCACGGATATGGCCCAGGGCTGGGTGGGGGGCATTCACCATCTGGACCTGACGGATCATTTTGTGCATCTCTGCCCGGATCAGGCGGAGAATCCTGAAGGCGTCTTTGCCGGATACGGGGCCAGTTGGGATGTCTATAGCTTCGGTGTTCTGGCTTACCGTCTTTTGACCGGGCAATTGCCTCGTGGAGCCAGAGCCTGGGTGGAGCAGGTGGCCTCGGTGCAAAAGAAAGCATCTTCTGGCCTAGCCTATGGGATTGACAGTGCAGCGCTTGTGGCCGCCGTCAGAGCGCAGCCCAAGATCACCTGGCCGGATGAACCCCAATCCAAGTGGGATGAACGCCGCCGCAACATCATTGAGCGTGCGTTGGACCTGAATTCTGCTGCCCGCTGGACGGACATGCGGGAAGTGGTGCGGGAGTTTGAGGTTCTGGAATCGGATTACCTGCTGGAGGAATCCCGGGAACAAACGGTACAGGAGCGGAAAAAGCAGGCGGTCAAAGTTCGCATGCTGCAAGTCATCGCCCTCAGTCTGATGACTGCCCTGGTCATGTGCGGTACCTATGCGTTCATGACACTGCGCCGTGCCCAAAAAGGTGAAATCGTCATCCAGGAAAATGAAACGGTATTGCAGCGGGAGATCAATGCCCGAGAGCAAAAGATCACCAGTCTCACCAGTCAGAGGGATACTGCCCTGGCACAGAAAAAAACAGCGGACTCCAATTTGCAGCATTCGCAGACGGCAGTGGATCAGTTCCTGACGCAGCTTCTGCAATCTCCGACCAGCAACGAGCTGGATACCGAATTTTCCAAAGGCCAGCTTCGGGATGCCCTGGCCTTCTGCCTAGCAGGCTTGCCACCGCTGGAACAGGATCCCGCGCTGGGTGTTGAGCGACTGAGGTCCTATGGAAACATAGGCCAGATCTACCTCCGCATGCGCAATTACGAAGAAGCGCGCAATTACCTTGAAAAGGCCAGGGACCAGGCTGCGCTGCTCCTGAGGGACGGCAAGGGGCACCCGCGTCTTCCTTTGTATCATCAATGGTTCGGCAAATACAGTCTGCTGCTGTCTGACCTCTCCAGTCGCAAGGGAGACCAGGGGGCCTCACTGGCGCTGCTGGGGGATGCGACCAACAGCCTCACTGAAGGTTTGGCGGCGGACCCAAAAAATCGGCTGGCGCGCAATGAATGTGCTCGTGCGTGGATGGAATACGGACGGCGCATGCTCCACAACGGTGAATTAACAGAAGCGGAGAAAGCATTGGCTCATGTGCAGGATGTGCTGGATCCCAAGTTGCTCGGTGCAGAGCCGATCCCTGAGGAGCAATTTTTGCTCGCTCGCTCCAAATTTGCCAAAGGCCTGGCTCAGCGGGATGCGGGTCGCATCCAAGATGCGCTGACGACCTTGATTGATGCGGTGACAGAAATGGGTGAACTCGTCATGGGCTCATCCCCGCGCAATCAGGAGCAGGCTCTGATGCTGGCGGATGCCTATACTGAACTGGCTGAACTCATCGGCAAAAGCATCGGCGCCAAAGAAGCGCGTGAAGCTTACATGCAGGCCATCCCGATTTTGCTGGAGCTAAACCGGCTGCTGCCAGAATGGGCTGAGGTGAAATACCTTCTGGCAAAAAACTATGGCGGGATCGCCCTCCTGGAGCGTGATGCAGGCAACAATACCGAGGCGGTAAAGAAGAAGCAGGATGGCATTGAACTGCTGAATGAAATCCTGGCCGAAGAGCCGGATAATCTGCAGTTCGGCGTACTCCTGGCCAAACTTCGCGGAGAGTATGCAGAGCTGATGTCCGACCTCGGCAAGCCCAGTGCTGCGCTGCCCATCGTTCAGCAGGCAGTGACCGCCCTGGAAGCCTTGCTATCCAAGGAACCGGACGCACGGCTGACCCCTGAGCGTAAAGGCCAGGAGATCCAGCTAGCCCAGATGTATGGCGTCTTGGGCCACACAAGCCAGTCCCTCAGCAAAAAAGAGGATGCCAAAAATGCCTTCAGCTTCGCCGTGAAACGCTGGGAAAAACTCGCCGCATTGGTACCTGGGGATGACACCATCCAGCAGGGGCTCATCTGGGCGCAGGACCGGCTCACGAAGCTGAAATAA
- a CDS encoding DUF1990 family protein, protein MISLKPPSSSQVMECVRACQDAPLSYAHRQGVEQPPVEGFIEEEHRVCLGVGTTIYHRARRALDAWKMFPAWTVVYPFQSAQQPGQVVAMVVRICGMSWINPCRILSRCDDETHHGFVYGTLPEHAECGEERFRVEKRPDGSVWYEIRAFSRPHHWLAWIGFPLARWWQLRFVRDSQEAMKKAVSS, encoded by the coding sequence ATGATTTCTCTAAAGCCGCCGTCTTCATCCCAGGTGATGGAATGTGTGAGAGCCTGCCAGGACGCACCGCTGAGTTATGCCCATCGGCAGGGTGTGGAGCAGCCCCCTGTAGAAGGTTTTATTGAAGAAGAGCATCGGGTGTGTTTGGGGGTAGGGACGACTATTTATCATCGGGCACGCCGTGCTCTGGATGCGTGGAAAATGTTTCCCGCCTGGACGGTCGTTTACCCTTTTCAGTCAGCCCAGCAGCCGGGGCAGGTGGTGGCCATGGTGGTGCGCATTTGCGGTATGTCCTGGATCAATCCTTGTCGCATCCTGAGCCGTTGCGATGATGAAACCCACCATGGATTTGTCTATGGCACGCTGCCTGAACATGCAGAATGCGGAGAAGAGCGCTTCAGAGTGGAAAAGCGGCCCGATGGCTCCGTGTGGTATGAGATCCGCGCTTTTTCCCGTCCTCATCACTGGTTAGCCTGGATCGGCTTTCCGCTGGCCCGCTGGTGGCAACTCCGCTTTGTGCGAGATTCCCAGGAGGCGATGAAAAAGGCGGTTAGTTCATGA
- a CDS encoding dienelactone hydrolase family protein, whose translation MTLREPEIVELTTPSGPMRTMVLRPAGPGQFPGLLFHSEIFQLTAPIVRTAAYLAGHGFIVAVPEIYHEYLASGTVLAYDQAGSDVGNRLKTEKSVAAYDADNRAVLDYLKAHEACTGRLGSFGPCIGGHLTYRAALQPDVAAAACFYPTDLHKRSLGAGMNDDSLARAADIQGELMMVFGRQDPHVPAEGRALIYQTLTAAGVNFTWHEFNAAHAFLRDEGLRYDAELARQALGMTVDFFRRCLGN comes from the coding sequence ATGACCCTCCGCGAGCCTGAAATCGTCGAACTCACCACACCTTCCGGTCCTATGCGTACGATGGTGCTGCGACCTGCGGGACCGGGCCAGTTTCCGGGGCTGCTTTTTCACTCAGAGATTTTTCAACTGACGGCCCCCATTGTCCGCACGGCAGCCTATCTGGCCGGTCACGGCTTCATCGTCGCCGTGCCGGAGATCTACCATGAGTATTTGGCCTCCGGGACCGTACTCGCCTATGATCAGGCTGGCTCTGACGTGGGCAATCGGCTGAAGACGGAGAAATCCGTCGCCGCCTATGATGCAGATAATCGCGCTGTGCTGGACTATCTGAAAGCTCACGAAGCCTGCACGGGACGCCTCGGTTCCTTCGGACCCTGCATCGGCGGTCACCTGACCTACCGTGCTGCCCTGCAGCCGGATGTGGCCGCCGCTGCCTGCTTTTATCCCACGGACCTGCATAAACGCAGTCTGGGTGCAGGCATGAATGATGATTCTCTCGCCCGTGCGGCGGATATCCAAGGAGAGCTGATGATGGTTTTCGGTCGCCAGGACCCGCATGTGCCAGCAGAAGGCCGTGCGCTCATCTACCAGACGCTGACGGCGGCCGGCGTGAATTTCACCTGGCACGAATTCAACGCCGCCCATGCCTTTCTGCGTGACGAAGGTCTCCGCTACGATGCCGAACTGGCCCGCCAAGCCCTGGGCATGACGGTGGACTTTTTCCGCCGGTGTCTCGGGAACTAA
- a CDS encoding carboxypeptidase M32: MSSSAYDQLIALAQEVSVLTSAEAALSWDQETYMPARSLNHRARQMAYLNGKAHALATGTVFRKLLAKAESDKPRDAKAAANLRELRRDYDRAAKLPQKLVIEESELCAHGKAAWAEGRKKSDFSLFAPHLQKLVTLARKKADLWGYADEPYDALLETYERGARTREVATLFAKLKPDLTQIARQAVDQSASVKPNILRGKYPVEKQQLLNAEVAASLGFDFEAGRIDTTAHPFCTTLGPADIRLTTRYDESDFTSSLFGVMHEAGHGLYEQGLPVDDFGLPSGRACSLGIHESQSRLWENHVGRSRSFWEKWLPRTAEIFPHLKKIKLDDFLRAINRAEYSFIRVEADQATYDLHILLRFSIERRIVSGELAVKNVPAAWNEEFESLFGMVPPDDAHGCLQDIHWSMGGLGYFATYTLGNLNAAQLFATARKQKKIAAALDRADYAPLLSWLRSNVHSQGGTPLPGEIMEHATGKPTDAKWHLKHLRERFAE, encoded by the coding sequence ATGTCATCCTCCGCCTACGACCAGCTCATCGCCCTCGCCCAAGAGGTCTCCGTCCTCACCTCTGCAGAGGCCGCCCTTTCCTGGGATCAGGAGACTTACATGCCTGCGCGCTCGCTGAATCATCGGGCTCGCCAGATGGCCTATCTCAATGGCAAGGCCCATGCCCTGGCTACCGGCACCGTTTTCCGCAAGCTGCTGGCCAAGGCTGAATCTGACAAGCCCCGGGATGCCAAAGCGGCTGCCAATCTCCGTGAATTACGTCGTGACTATGACCGCGCCGCCAAGCTGCCGCAAAAGCTGGTTATCGAGGAAAGCGAACTCTGCGCCCATGGCAAAGCTGCTTGGGCCGAAGGACGCAAGAAGTCCGACTTCAGCCTCTTTGCCCCGCACCTCCAAAAGCTGGTCACTCTGGCGCGGAAAAAAGCGGACCTTTGGGGATACGCCGACGAGCCTTACGATGCCCTTTTGGAGACTTATGAGCGCGGTGCCCGCACCCGTGAAGTGGCTACCCTTTTTGCCAAACTGAAGCCGGACCTCACCCAGATCGCCCGGCAGGCGGTGGACCAAAGCGCCTCCGTGAAGCCTAACATTTTGCGTGGTAAATACCCGGTGGAAAAGCAGCAGCTTCTGAATGCAGAAGTGGCCGCCAGCCTGGGCTTCGACTTCGAGGCGGGTCGCATCGATACCACCGCGCATCCCTTTTGCACCACCCTCGGCCCCGCCGATATACGCCTGACCACACGTTACGATGAAAGTGATTTCACTTCTTCACTCTTTGGCGTGATGCATGAGGCTGGCCACGGTTTGTATGAGCAGGGCCTGCCCGTGGATGATTTCGGACTGCCCTCAGGCCGTGCGTGCTCGCTGGGCATTCACGAATCACAAAGCCGCCTGTGGGAAAACCATGTGGGCCGCTCCCGCAGCTTTTGGGAAAAGTGGCTGCCTCGCACGGCCGAGATCTTCCCGCACCTCAAGAAGATCAAGCTGGATGACTTCCTCCGCGCCATCAACCGCGCCGAGTATTCCTTCATTCGTGTCGAGGCGGACCAGGCTACCTATGACCTGCACATCCTTCTCCGCTTCAGCATTGAGCGTCGCATCGTCAGTGGAGAATTGGCTGTCAAGAATGTGCCAGCCGCGTGGAATGAGGAATTTGAAAGTTTGTTCGGCATGGTGCCTCCCGATGATGCCCACGGCTGTCTTCAGGACATCCACTGGAGCATGGGCGGCCTCGGTTACTTCGCCACCTACACCCTGGGCAATCTGAACGCTGCCCAGCTCTTCGCTACCGCTCGTAAACAAAAGAAAATCGCCGCTGCTCTGGACCGGGCCGACTACGCCCCGCTTCTTAGCTGGCTGCGCAGCAACGTCCATTCCCAAGGAGGCACCCCATTGCCGGGCGAGATTATGGAACACGCCACTGGCAAGCCGACGGATGCCAAATGGCATCTCAAGCATTTGCGTGAGCGGTTTGCGGAGTAA
- a CDS encoding YndJ family transporter produces MSWGRFIHPALQGALVWLVVMGGWWRPYPQDPVWILGLLFMSIMILMPGSHALQRRHPRFWHSQAEVVCGFLQMTAFFVAPGPLALLMSLPWFIYRAWWAVETLKELLHSSFDPAGWMIGAAGIFPAIGAAWLLANRLNWMPFGFDALIVLLTAAHFHHAGFTLPLMAGLCGKALPGMFSRSACLLILAGVPLVATGITCTHFHLLPWVEPVAVCVLVTGALGVAMLQMRMAFQPRHSVWIQAMFWISGASLLVAMLLALSFGLRSVLPQWTLPMPTMWAVHGSLNTFGFGLCGLLAWSAKQRRSSTALSKGPAQD; encoded by the coding sequence ATGAGCTGGGGTCGCTTCATTCATCCTGCGTTACAGGGTGCCCTGGTCTGGCTAGTGGTCATGGGCGGCTGGTGGCGGCCGTATCCTCAGGATCCTGTGTGGATCTTGGGTCTGCTTTTTATGTCCATCATGATTTTGATGCCAGGCAGTCATGCTTTGCAAAGGCGGCATCCTCGATTTTGGCATTCCCAAGCCGAGGTAGTGTGTGGTTTTTTGCAAATGACCGCCTTCTTTGTCGCTCCGGGTCCGCTGGCTTTACTGATGTCCCTGCCCTGGTTCATCTACCGCGCATGGTGGGCGGTCGAGACGCTCAAAGAGCTCCTCCATTCATCATTCGATCCCGCAGGGTGGATGATAGGTGCAGCGGGTATTTTCCCGGCCATCGGTGCCGCATGGCTGCTGGCCAACCGGTTAAATTGGATGCCCTTTGGCTTCGACGCATTGATCGTGCTGCTGACCGCTGCTCACTTTCACCATGCCGGATTTACCCTGCCTCTGATGGCTGGACTGTGCGGGAAGGCTCTCCCCGGTATGTTTTCGCGGAGTGCCTGCCTACTGATCCTGGCCGGAGTACCGCTAGTGGCGACGGGCATTACCTGCACACATTTCCACCTGCTGCCGTGGGTGGAGCCGGTGGCCGTCTGCGTGCTGGTGACGGGGGCATTGGGCGTGGCGATGCTGCAAATGAGGATGGCTTTTCAGCCCCGGCATTCCGTTTGGATACAGGCCATGTTCTGGATCTCGGGAGCCAGCCTGCTGGTGGCCATGTTGCTGGCGCTCAGTTTTGGACTCCGCTCTGTTTTGCCCCAGTGGACTCTGCCCATGCCTACCATGTGGGCTGTGCATGGTTCCTTGAACACCTTTGGGTTTGGCCTCTGCGGCCTCTTGGCCTGGAGTGCAAAGCAGCGTCGATCATCAACCGCCCTCTCCAAAGGGCCAGCGCAAGACTAA
- the lpdA gene encoding dihydrolipoyl dehydrogenase produces MNYDLIVIGGGPAGYVGAIRAAQLGKKVACVENDRAGGTCLNWGCIPTKALLKNAELYHTLTHRAEEFGLKIGSVEYDWSKVIGRSRGVSDKLNKGIEFLFKKNKVDYLKGTASIPAEGKVEVTAADGAKTTYEAANILIATGAKTRDMPGFPFNGTTVIGSKEAMTLEKQPKSIIVIGAGAIGIEFAYFFNAYGTKVTVVEMLPDVLPVEDTEVSKLLEKSLTKSGIRILTNTKVTGTSEDGKGVKVTVEGAANETLEADVCLVAIGVKPVLPGGIELKLTDRGWLQTDDKYQTSVKGIYGAGDIIGPPWLAHVASYEAVQCVEGIFAKHKPKKVTVFPGCTYCHPQVASIGLTERAAKEKGLKFKVGKFPYVASGKALAAAEPEGFVKILYGEPHGEIIGAHIVGSESTEMIAEIGLAMNLEATWDEIEATIHAHPTLSEMVKEATEVAKGHPIHV; encoded by the coding sequence ATGAACTACGACCTCATCGTCATCGGCGGCGGGCCTGCGGGCTACGTCGGAGCCATCCGCGCAGCACAACTCGGCAAAAAAGTGGCCTGTGTGGAAAATGACCGCGCTGGCGGTACCTGCCTGAACTGGGGTTGCATTCCGACCAAGGCCCTGCTGAAAAATGCCGAGCTTTACCACACACTCACCCACCGCGCCGAAGAGTTCGGCCTGAAAATCGGCAGCGTGGAGTATGACTGGTCCAAGGTCATCGGCCGCAGCCGCGGCGTCTCTGACAAGCTGAACAAGGGTATCGAGTTCCTCTTCAAAAAGAACAAGGTGGACTACCTTAAGGGCACCGCCAGCATCCCGGCCGAAGGCAAGGTGGAAGTCACCGCTGCTGATGGAGCCAAGACGACCTATGAGGCTGCTAACATCCTCATCGCCACGGGTGCCAAGACGCGTGACATGCCCGGCTTCCCCTTCAATGGCACCACCGTCATCGGCAGCAAGGAAGCCATGACCCTGGAAAAGCAGCCGAAGAGCATCATCGTCATCGGTGCCGGTGCCATCGGCATTGAGTTCGCTTACTTCTTCAACGCCTACGGCACCAAGGTGACTGTGGTTGAAATGCTTCCCGACGTCCTTCCCGTGGAAGACACGGAAGTGTCCAAGCTTCTGGAAAAGAGCCTGACTAAGTCTGGCATCCGCATCCTCACTAACACCAAAGTCACCGGCACATCCGAGGACGGCAAAGGCGTTAAGGTAACCGTCGAAGGCGCGGCCAACGAAACTCTCGAAGCCGACGTCTGCCTCGTCGCCATCGGTGTGAAGCCGGTTCTGCCCGGCGGCATCGAACTGAAGCTGACCGACCGCGGCTGGCTGCAGACGGACGATAAGTATCAAACCAGTGTCAAAGGCATCTATGGTGCTGGCGACATCATCGGGCCACCGTGGCTCGCCCACGTCGCCAGCTATGAGGCCGTCCAGTGTGTGGAAGGCATCTTCGCCAAGCACAAGCCGAAGAAGGTTACGGTCTTCCCAGGTTGCACCTACTGCCATCCGCAGGTCGCCAGCATTGGTCTCACCGAGCGTGCCGCCAAGGAAAAAGGCCTTAAATTCAAGGTCGGCAAGTTCCCTTACGTCGCTAGCGGCAAGGCCCTCGCTGCCGCTGAGCCGGAAGGTTTTGTGAAAATCCTTTACGGTGAACCTCACGGTGAGATCATTGGCGCCCACATCGTCGGCAGCGAAAGCACCGAGATGATCGCCGAGATCGGCCTCGCCATGAACCTCGAAGCCACCTGGGACGAAATCGAAGCCACCATCCATGCCCACCCGACGCTGTCGGAAATGGTCAAGGAAGCGACCGAAGTGGCTAAGGGGCATCCGATCCACGTGTAA
- a CDS encoding Pycsar system effector family protein: protein MADVPAPLPAHSSAPVPVTAGTLVSSTAVDLTRLIYMLYQDIEGQINRADLKAQITLSTSAILAAMVSNLGLGLASPNMQDWRGREWIVVTVYAFFITLICTAIAHALLAAFPRSIGKSKKRPEEANLYFTADIVSMPPESYSQLFGAQHNSDVRDRVLKQIHAKARVLEVKLGHVRNGLKFLSFAMVIWLLARVMLVVLYARIPGH, encoded by the coding sequence ATGGCTGACGTTCCCGCTCCCCTTCCAGCTCATTCCAGCGCCCCGGTTCCTGTGACTGCAGGCACGCTCGTCAGCTCGACGGCAGTCGATCTCACCCGGCTTATCTACATGCTTTATCAGGACATTGAGGGCCAGATCAACCGGGCTGATCTGAAGGCCCAGATCACCCTGAGCACCTCGGCCATTCTGGCTGCTATGGTTTCTAATCTGGGCCTGGGGCTGGCTTCACCGAACATGCAGGACTGGAGAGGCAGGGAATGGATTGTGGTGACGGTTTACGCGTTCTTCATTACCTTGATTTGCACCGCCATCGCGCATGCTCTGCTGGCCGCTTTTCCTCGCTCCATCGGAAAAAGCAAAAAAAGGCCTGAGGAAGCCAACCTCTATTTTACCGCCGATATCGTCAGCATGCCGCCCGAGAGCTACAGCCAGCTTTTTGGTGCCCAGCATAATTCTGACGTGCGTGACCGGGTGCTGAAGCAGATCCATGCCAAAGCCCGCGTGCTGGAAGTGAAGCTGGGCCATGTACGGAATGGCCTGAAGTTCCTCAGCTTTGCCATGGTCATCTGGCTGCTGGCCCGTGTCATGCTGGTTGTCTTGTATGCCCGCATTCCCGGACACTGA
- a CDS encoding RecQ family ATP-dependent DNA helicase has translation MPHDLTATLHQHFGHKAFRPGQEQVMQALLEGRSALALFPTSAGKSLCYQLPALLLDGVTLVISPLIALMKDQVEALRARGIGAARLDSSLKLEEAQQVFDDLRTGKTKLLYIAPERLMNENFIERLKRLKISMMAVDEAHCISEWGHNFRPEYLRLAHVAKELGISPVLALTATATPSVAADIRRAFDVADADHVQTSFHRANLYYRITPCPAAKRKEYLTKLLNKRKVPSIVYVTLQQTAEEVATHLQRNGVNALAYHAGLPDEHRHAAQDGFMTGETDVIVATIAFGMGIDKADIRAVYHYNLPKTLENYMQETGRAGRDGKPSVCEMLACQDDCIVLANFTFGDTPTPQALRQLLDHLLRQGDEFDISIYELSGSTDIRPLVIETVLTNLELNGLVRPLGMFYSSYQYSFLQPEARILSGHKPDRQAFLRRLFSCGKRGSKWTTIVPDEAAAEMEESRDRIMKALTWLEEAGEIQMKPSGARQRYRLCGDPSLRDPDQVALKMQALFAERETRDVQRLNQILELASQRECITRWLLRYFGEEMKEDCGTCTSCKEREKGLDMSEPRPIPQAARPSITTEDVAIIRELMDERHAALRTPRQLTRFLCGISSPATSRSRLTRLGTFAMLEQIPFADVLAQAETMR, from the coding sequence ATGCCGCACGATCTCACCGCCACTCTTCACCAGCACTTCGGCCACAAGGCTTTCCGTCCGGGACAGGAGCAGGTGATGCAGGCGCTGCTGGAGGGGCGCAGTGCGCTGGCACTTTTCCCCACAAGTGCAGGTAAGTCGTTGTGCTATCAGCTTCCGGCTTTGCTCCTGGACGGTGTGACCCTGGTCATTTCGCCGCTGATTGCGTTGATGAAGGACCAAGTGGAAGCATTGCGGGCGCGGGGCATCGGGGCGGCGCGTCTGGATTCTTCGCTGAAGCTGGAGGAGGCACAGCAGGTCTTTGATGACCTGCGTACGGGCAAAACCAAACTACTCTACATCGCCCCAGAGCGGCTGATGAATGAGAACTTCATTGAGCGGCTGAAGCGACTGAAGATTTCCATGATGGCGGTGGATGAGGCACACTGCATTTCTGAATGGGGACACAATTTCCGTCCGGAATATTTGCGTCTGGCGCATGTGGCGAAGGAGCTGGGCATCTCACCCGTGCTGGCCCTGACGGCCACTGCGACTCCCAGTGTGGCAGCGGACATCCGGCGGGCTTTTGACGTTGCCGATGCGGACCATGTGCAGACGTCCTTTCACCGGGCGAATCTTTACTATCGGATCACGCCATGCCCAGCGGCGAAGAGGAAAGAATACCTCACCAAACTGCTCAACAAGCGTAAGGTGCCTTCCATCGTTTATGTGACCCTGCAACAAACAGCGGAGGAAGTGGCGACCCATCTCCAGCGCAACGGTGTCAATGCCTTGGCTTATCATGCTGGCCTGCCCGATGAGCACCGACATGCTGCACAGGATGGATTCATGACTGGAGAGACGGATGTCATCGTGGCTACCATCGCCTTTGGCATGGGCATTGATAAGGCAGACATCCGTGCCGTGTATCACTATAACCTGCCAAAGACACTGGAAAACTACATGCAGGAAACCGGGCGCGCTGGTCGTGATGGCAAACCCTCCGTGTGCGAGATGCTGGCCTGCCAGGATGATTGCATTGTGTTGGCCAATTTCACCTTTGGTGATACGCCAACACCGCAAGCTCTGAGGCAATTGTTGGATCATTTGTTACGCCAGGGAGATGAGTTTGACATCTCCATCTATGAGCTGTCTGGCAGTACCGATATCCGTCCGCTGGTCATCGAGACTGTGCTCACCAACCTGGAGCTCAACGGCCTCGTGCGTCCGCTCGGCATGTTTTATTCCAGCTATCAGTACAGTTTTCTCCAGCCGGAAGCCCGCATCCTTTCCGGACACAAACCTGATCGGCAGGCCTTTTTGCGCAGGCTCTTTTCCTGCGGCAAGCGCGGCTCCAAATGGACCACCATCGTCCCTGATGAGGCCGCTGCCGAGATGGAGGAATCTCGTGACCGCATCATGAAAGCTCTCACCTGGTTGGAAGAGGCGGGAGAGATCCAGATGAAACCCAGCGGAGCCCGCCAGCGCTACCGCCTGTGCGGAGATCCTTCTTTGCGCGATCCAGATCAAGTAGCCCTCAAAATGCAGGCTCTGTTTGCCGAACGCGAGACGCGGGATGTGCAGCGCCTCAACCAGATCCTCGAACTGGCCAGTCAGCGCGAATGCATTACCCGTTGGCTGCTACGATACTTTGGCGAAGAGATGAAGGAGGACTGCGGCACCTGTACGAGTTGCAAGGAACGCGAGAAGGGCCTGGATATGAGCGAACCCCGGCCCATTCCCCAAGCCGCCCGCCCTAGCATCACCACGGAGGATGTGGCCATCATTCGCGAACTCATGGATGAGCGCCACGCCGCCCTGCGCACGCCCCGCCAGCTTACTCGGTTCCTCTGCGGCATCTCCAGCCCCGCCACCAGCCGCTCCCGCCTTACGCGCCTAGGCACCTTCGCCATGCTGGAGCAGATTCCCTTTGCCGACGTGCTGGCCCAGGCGGAAACAATGCGGTGA